The following are encoded in a window of Paraburkholderia sp. HP33-1 genomic DNA:
- a CDS encoding DUF1302 domain-containing protein, producing the protein MITKTKISAAISLGMLMAAQGASAYEFTLDDGAINGSWVTNLTAGGGIRVKNPSCSLTGDPNANGCGAGANTAQWSNGDDGNLNYRKGQPFSTYISATSELLLTMPSEGVKFMVRGTGMYDFVAKDTNRTPLSSTAASQIVYPVDLLDLWVQKDFTLNDRSAHVRLGNQVINWGESYFATNGINATNAVDIQKLLIPGTQLKQALLPEPMISFASGITSGLSTEAYYQFSWESNRYPPVGSYWSVGDIFGRGSGPASISTLNGNVGGFDAGSIAGSNAGNAQVLGGITNGLVNGQFAGPPFNSIGVPTSTQLPNKYRPQFGIKFNYKPKSVDVNFGFYYENYTDKSPVVATQPNGTMQFQYLDNRQLFGASANFGIGDWAIGTELSYRPHDAVALSGCFGAGGPLDFNTNAVSGITCQQWEDRKKLQYLINGQLNLTQSDYPFLKLIHADMAVLTMELAWIYYPGLNSNGLTRTVDGQQVTQAPAAGYFTWLNNNSGFGYPITAAKGTASSVGATIDFNWTYDGSLIPGWQVTPGVTFSDALYGYTPTFTANYMQGAKSVNVYLLFNQNPAVWQAGINFTAFFGGHNTVGQPYADRNFVGMFATRNF; encoded by the coding sequence GTGATAACGAAGACAAAGATCAGCGCAGCCATTTCATTAGGCATGCTTATGGCGGCACAGGGGGCCTCGGCATACGAGTTCACGCTGGACGACGGCGCCATCAACGGCTCGTGGGTGACGAACCTGACCGCGGGCGGCGGCATCCGGGTCAAGAACCCGAGCTGCTCGCTGACGGGCGACCCGAACGCCAACGGCTGCGGCGCGGGCGCGAACACCGCGCAGTGGTCCAACGGTGACGACGGCAACCTCAACTACAGGAAGGGGCAGCCGTTCAGCACGTACATCAGCGCGACGAGCGAGCTGTTGCTGACGATGCCCAGTGAAGGCGTCAAGTTCATGGTGCGCGGCACCGGCATGTACGACTTCGTGGCGAAAGACACCAACAGAACGCCGCTGTCTAGCACCGCTGCCTCGCAGATCGTCTATCCAGTCGATCTGCTTGATCTGTGGGTTCAGAAGGACTTCACGCTCAACGACCGCTCGGCGCACGTGCGGCTCGGTAATCAGGTGATCAACTGGGGCGAGAGCTACTTCGCGACCAACGGCATCAACGCAACCAATGCGGTCGATATCCAGAAGCTGCTGATCCCCGGCACGCAGCTCAAGCAGGCGCTGCTGCCCGAGCCGATGATCAGCTTCGCGAGCGGCATCACGTCGGGACTCTCCACCGAGGCCTATTACCAGTTCAGCTGGGAAAGCAACCGCTATCCGCCGGTCGGCTCGTACTGGTCGGTCGGCGACATCTTCGGGCGCGGTTCCGGTCCGGCGAGCATCAGCACGCTCAATGGCAACGTGGGCGGCTTCGACGCGGGGAGCATCGCGGGTTCGAACGCGGGCAACGCGCAGGTGCTGGGAGGAATCACCAACGGGCTCGTCAACGGCCAGTTCGCGGGGCCGCCGTTCAACTCGATCGGCGTCCCGACCTCGACGCAACTGCCGAACAAATACCGTCCGCAGTTCGGTATCAAGTTCAACTACAAGCCGAAGAGCGTCGACGTCAACTTCGGCTTCTACTACGAGAACTACACCGACAAGTCGCCGGTCGTCGCGACGCAGCCGAACGGCACGATGCAGTTCCAGTACCTCGACAACCGGCAACTGTTCGGCGCGAGCGCGAACTTCGGTATCGGCGACTGGGCGATCGGCACCGAGCTGTCATATCGTCCGCACGATGCGGTCGCGCTGTCCGGCTGCTTCGGCGCGGGCGGCCCGCTCGACTTCAACACCAACGCCGTGTCGGGCATCACCTGCCAGCAGTGGGAAGACCGCAAGAAACTGCAGTACCTGATCAACGGCCAGCTGAATCTCACGCAGAGCGACTATCCGTTCCTGAAGCTGATTCACGCCGACATGGCGGTGCTGACGATGGAACTCGCGTGGATCTACTACCCGGGCCTCAATTCGAACGGCCTCACGCGCACGGTCGATGGCCAGCAGGTTACGCAGGCGCCGGCTGCCGGCTATTTCACGTGGCTGAACAACAACTCGGGCTTCGGCTATCCGATCACGGCCGCAAAGGGTACGGCGAGCTCGGTCGGCGCGACGATCGACTTCAACTGGACCTATGACGGCTCGCTGATTCCGGGCTGGCAGGTGACGCCGGGTGTGACGTTCTCCGACGCGCTGTACGGCTACACGCCGACCTTCACCGCCAACTACATGCAGGGCGCGAAGTCGGTCAACGTGTATCTGCTGTTCAACCAGAACCCGGCGGTCTGGCAGGCCGGCATCAACTTCACGGCGTTCTTCGGTGGTCACAACACCGTGGGTCAGCCGTACGCCGACCGCAATTTCGTCGGCATGTTCGCAACGCGTAATTTCTAA
- a CDS encoding DUF1329 domain-containing protein — protein sequence MKGKTQVKAMGSAAVLAAVLGTLAGGAVADTAGMEKGASADGRIPAYAGPQASPADWSYGKVRGEFWKHKGEKPLYSIDASNVDKYADNLTPGQIELIKQKKGYRMDIYPTHRECGAPDFVQANTTLNASQAKMDSSGENLQSASLPGMPFPAPKTGAEAMWDHLARYRGIGAEWQKAVTAASPRPGSTEWIKAESKQTLFFPWGKKGAASPQQAGMLYAIYFAYETPAALAGQGLVQRNYFDKANDTYYYFTGQRRVRRMPSYSYDAPQIGFENQYTVDEPWLFNGQLDRFNWKLVGKKEIYIPYDDFGMYNFKDRFEDVFKPDGVNPDARRYEMHRVYVVEATVKSGVRHVASKKVFYIDEDSGLAVAGEDYDAQGKLWKVKEAYPIPVYELHGACDVEPFVQYDLNNGRYVTDQSTIGTNTDIRWYEDSSDARFKDDFYSSENLRAVSER from the coding sequence ATGAAAGGCAAGACGCAGGTCAAGGCAATGGGTTCGGCAGCGGTCCTGGCCGCCGTGCTGGGAACGCTGGCGGGCGGGGCGGTAGCGGACACCGCCGGCATGGAGAAGGGCGCGAGCGCCGACGGCCGGATTCCGGCCTACGCGGGTCCGCAGGCGTCGCCGGCCGACTGGTCGTATGGCAAGGTGCGCGGCGAGTTCTGGAAGCACAAGGGCGAAAAGCCGCTGTACTCGATCGACGCGAGCAACGTCGACAAGTACGCGGACAATCTGACGCCCGGACAGATCGAGCTGATCAAGCAGAAGAAGGGCTATCGGATGGACATCTATCCGACGCACCGCGAATGCGGCGCGCCGGACTTCGTGCAGGCCAACACGACGCTGAACGCGAGCCAGGCGAAGATGGATTCGAGCGGCGAGAACCTGCAGAGCGCGAGCCTGCCGGGCATGCCGTTCCCCGCGCCGAAGACCGGTGCCGAGGCGATGTGGGATCACCTCGCGCGCTATCGCGGCATCGGCGCCGAATGGCAGAAGGCGGTAACGGCGGCCTCGCCGCGACCGGGCAGCACCGAGTGGATCAAGGCTGAATCGAAGCAGACGCTGTTCTTCCCGTGGGGCAAGAAGGGCGCGGCGTCGCCGCAGCAGGCCGGCATGCTCTACGCGATCTATTTCGCCTATGAGACACCCGCAGCGCTTGCCGGGCAGGGTCTCGTGCAGCGCAATTACTTCGACAAGGCCAACGACACCTACTACTACTTCACCGGCCAACGCCGCGTGCGCCGCATGCCGTCGTATTCGTACGACGCGCCGCAGATCGGCTTCGAGAACCAGTACACGGTCGACGAGCCGTGGCTCTTCAACGGCCAGCTCGACCGTTTCAACTGGAAGCTCGTCGGCAAGAAGGAAATCTATATCCCGTACGACGACTTCGGGATGTACAACTTCAAGGACAGGTTCGAGGACGTCTTCAAGCCGGACGGCGTGAACCCCGACGCGCGCCGTTACGAGATGCACCGGGTCTACGTGGTCGAGGCGACCGTGAAGTCGGGCGTGCGTCACGTGGCCTCGAAGAAGGTCTTCTACATCGACGAGGACAGCGGCCTCGCGGTGGCGGGCGAAGACTACGATGCCCAGGGCAAGCTGTGGAAGGTCAAGGAAGCGTATCCGATCCCGGTGTACGAGCTGCACGGCGCCTGCGATGTCGAGCCGTTCGTCCAGTATGACCTCAACAACGGCCGCTACGTGACCGACCAGTCGACCATCGGGACCAACACCGACATCCGCTGGTACGAGGATTCGAGCGACGCGCGTTTCAAGGACGATTTCTACTCGTCCGAGAATCTGCGCGCGGTGAGCGAGCGATAA
- a CDS encoding c-type cytochrome, whose translation MKKMRARALLAAVLAVCAGAPGGAVHAEERGYSAATAREAWILNCMGCHTGDAHGITGKVPPLTDELGHFVRLPEGREFVMRVPGASNSSLSDAELANVLNWLIYTRNADTKPADFKPYTAQEVAAKRRPALTDVAKHRAALIESLRKSGNTAVQDQY comes from the coding sequence ATGAAGAAGATGCGTGCGCGCGCGCTGTTGGCAGCGGTACTTGCCGTTTGCGCGGGGGCGCCGGGTGGGGCAGTGCATGCAGAGGAGCGCGGCTACAGCGCCGCGACCGCGCGCGAGGCGTGGATCCTCAACTGCATGGGCTGTCACACCGGCGACGCGCACGGCATTACGGGCAAGGTGCCGCCGCTCACGGACGAGCTCGGGCACTTCGTGCGCCTCCCCGAGGGACGCGAGTTCGTGATGCGGGTGCCGGGCGCGTCGAACTCCTCGCTGAGCGACGCGGAGCTCGCAAACGTTCTGAACTGGCTGATCTATACGCGCAATGCAGACACGAAGCCCGCGGATTTCAAGCCTTATACCGCGCAGGAAGTCGCCGCGAAGCGGCGTCCCGCGCTCACCGACGTCGCGAAGCATCGCGCTGCTCTGATCGAGAGTCTGCGCAAAAGCGGCAATACAGCAGTGCAAGACCAGTACTAG
- a CDS encoding c-type cytochrome: MTTTISSRRLAKWAVTLCVTSAALSASAAFAQNVQYAPGKAFFDTKCAVCHQAGGKGQDGLAPPLTELPGRYAANAQGRTQLGLTVLNGMFGTIAIKDKSYNFKMPSFRGESDEDLANVLNYLVFDLNAKHAGAKPFTAAEVKALRATEMDGAQVRAHRDVALKSLGL; the protein is encoded by the coding sequence ATGACAACGACGATTTCCAGCCGGCGCCTCGCGAAGTGGGCCGTGACCTTGTGCGTGACGAGCGCCGCGTTGAGCGCGAGCGCGGCGTTCGCACAAAACGTTCAGTACGCGCCGGGCAAGGCGTTCTTCGACACCAAGTGCGCGGTCTGCCATCAGGCGGGCGGCAAGGGGCAGGACGGTCTCGCACCGCCGCTCACCGAGCTGCCGGGCCGCTATGCGGCGAACGCGCAGGGTCGCACGCAGCTCGGTCTGACCGTGCTCAACGGCATGTTCGGCACGATCGCGATCAAGGACAAGAGCTACAACTTCAAGATGCCGAGCTTCCGTGGCGAGTCCGATGAGGACCTTGCGAACGTGCTCAATTACCTCGTCTTCGACTTGAACGCGAAGCATGCGGGCGCGAAGCCGTTCACCGCGGCCGAGGTGAAGGCGCTGCGCGCGACGGAGATGGACGGCGCCCAGGTGCGCGCGCACCGCGACGTCGCGCTGAAGAGTCTCGGGCTATGA
- a CDS encoding methylamine dehydrogenase light chain: MKWFDSFFELKARSVAQRSSRRSAMATLGRALVGSALVPLLPVDRTFAADNASAASAASAPAAGKTDDPYSCDYWRYCAIDGWLCSCCGGTSSSCPPGTTPSPITWIGTCRNPHDGTDYIVSYNDCCGKTSCGRCFCNRNEREKPLYKLSLDNDINWCMASGNANYHCSVSALLGVAQQ, encoded by the coding sequence ATGAAATGGTTCGACTCTTTCTTCGAGTTGAAGGCGCGCAGCGTCGCGCAGCGCAGCTCGCGGCGCAGTGCGATGGCCACGCTCGGCCGCGCGCTGGTCGGCTCGGCGCTCGTGCCGCTGCTGCCGGTGGACCGCACGTTCGCGGCGGACAACGCGTCGGCGGCAAGCGCCGCGAGCGCGCCGGCCGCGGGCAAAACCGACGACCCGTATAGCTGCGATTACTGGCGCTACTGCGCGATCGACGGCTGGCTGTGCAGCTGCTGCGGCGGCACGTCGAGCAGCTGCCCGCCGGGCACGACACCGTCGCCGATCACGTGGATCGGCACCTGCCGCAATCCGCACGACGGCACCGATTACATCGTTTCGTACAACGACTGCTGCGGCAAAACCTCGTGCGGCCGCTGCTTCTGCAACCGCAACGAACGCGAGAAGCCGCTCTACAAGCTCTCGCTGGACAACGACATCAACTGGTGCATGGCGAGCGGTAACGCGAACTATCACTGCTCTGTATCCGCCTTGCTTGGAGTAGCGCAGCAATGA
- the mauD gene encoding methylamine dehydrogenase accessory protein MauD — translation MENALLISNVLLWLGVLALGAISLALVRQIGVLYERLMPVGALMIDKGPAVGTVGPSFELNALDGRQVKVGGISALGRSTLVFFLSPSCPVCKKLLPLLPSIQARETATDIVLASDGDTTEHAAFYKKLGLSQYPYVLSQELGLAYQIGKLPYALLIDETGKVRAKGLVNSREHLESLFEAKERGVASLQEFVHGEHTDHTDHAQHA, via the coding sequence ATGGAAAACGCACTGTTGATCTCCAATGTTTTGCTGTGGCTCGGCGTGCTTGCGCTCGGCGCCATTTCACTCGCGCTCGTGCGCCAGATCGGCGTCCTGTACGAACGGCTGATGCCCGTCGGCGCGCTGATGATCGACAAGGGGCCGGCGGTCGGCACCGTGGGTCCGTCGTTCGAGCTCAATGCGCTCGACGGGCGTCAGGTCAAGGTGGGCGGCATCTCGGCCCTGGGACGCAGCACGCTGGTGTTCTTCCTGTCGCCGAGCTGCCCGGTGTGCAAGAAACTGCTGCCGCTGCTTCCCTCGATCCAGGCGCGCGAGACGGCCACCGACATCGTGCTGGCAAGCGACGGCGACACCACCGAGCACGCGGCCTTCTACAAGAAGCTCGGTCTGAGCCAGTACCCGTACGTGCTCTCGCAGGAGTTGGGTCTCGCGTATCAGATCGGCAAGCTGCCCTATGCACTACTGATCGATGAAACGGGCAAGGTTCGCGCGAAGGGTCTCGTAAATTCGCGTGAGCACCTCGAAAGCCTGTTCGAGGCGAAGGAACGCGGAGTGGCCTCGCTGCAGGAGTTTGTCCACGGCGAGCACACCGACCATACGGACCACGCGCAGCACGCCTGA
- a CDS encoding MauE/DoxX family redox-associated membrane protein, translating to MNPGLVIDPVVSSVALATTSIITLTFALPKLARQSDLRQVVAGFELLPHALVTPFALALPLVEIGAALSSLVPATRSVGAAALATLFVLFALALGINVARGRTDIDCGCNGFRQQGAAVPRSIGWAHVARTLLLAALAALVCVPQSTRAVIWFDYLSVLGATLVAVAAFFTLDVLLANRPKLNHLRNS from the coding sequence ATGAATCCAGGCCTCGTTATCGATCCGGTCGTCTCGAGCGTCGCGCTCGCCACGACCTCGATCATCACGTTGACGTTCGCGCTGCCGAAACTGGCGCGCCAGTCCGACCTCAGGCAGGTCGTCGCGGGCTTCGAGCTGCTGCCGCACGCACTGGTGACGCCGTTCGCACTCGCGCTGCCGCTCGTCGAAATCGGCGCGGCGCTCTCGAGCCTCGTGCCGGCGACGCGCAGCGTCGGCGCCGCCGCGCTCGCCACGCTGTTCGTGCTGTTCGCGCTCGCGCTCGGTATCAACGTGGCGCGCGGGCGGACCGACATCGATTGCGGCTGCAATGGCTTTCGCCAGCAGGGCGCTGCCGTGCCGCGCTCGATCGGCTGGGCGCACGTTGCGCGCACGCTGCTGCTGGCCGCGCTCGCCGCGCTCGTGTGTGTGCCGCAAAGCACGCGCGCGGTCATCTGGTTCGACTATCTGAGCGTGCTCGGCGCGACGCTCGTCGCCGTGGCCGCTTTCTTTACCCTGGACGTGCTGCTCGCCAACCGTCCGAAGCTGAATCACCTGAGGAACTCGTAA
- a CDS encoding amine dehydrogenase large subunit yields MQRKRRWALLVVSSVAISTQVLAVEKAEDLTIAKMPAYSPHQLYVMDVNFSSMTDARTYVIDADNNRLLGQIDTGFAPGMAISPDHKTSYVATTYFARGSHGARTDVVEMTDNTTLQITGEVAIPPKHAQSVPSPYNTSMSKDGKWLYVSNITPATSVTVVNTATHQVTAEIDTDGCVLAYPSGNDRFTSLCESGKALTVVLGANGKEKSRKLSEAFIDVAKDPAFVNASRSGNTYWFATFNGNVRSADFSGAAPVFGAPWPLVTPDEAKAGWRPGGLQQTALHVPTQRLFVAMHQGNQDTHKDPASEVWVFDMKTHKRIARWKLADQKIDPLLSIQVSDDAHPLFYGITANSDVVVADAATGKLKYVHKQIGATSSLLVNP; encoded by the coding sequence ATGCAAAGAAAACGGAGATGGGCGCTGCTGGTGGTGAGCAGCGTCGCGATATCGACCCAGGTCCTCGCAGTCGAGAAAGCCGAAGACCTGACGATCGCGAAAATGCCGGCGTACAGCCCGCATCAGCTGTACGTCATGGATGTGAACTTCAGCTCGATGACGGACGCGCGCACGTACGTGATCGACGCCGACAACAACCGCCTGCTCGGTCAGATCGATACCGGCTTCGCGCCGGGCATGGCGATCAGCCCCGATCACAAGACCAGCTACGTCGCGACGACTTACTTCGCGCGCGGCTCGCACGGCGCGCGTACCGACGTCGTCGAAATGACCGACAACACGACGCTGCAGATCACCGGCGAAGTTGCGATTCCGCCGAAGCATGCGCAAAGCGTGCCGTCGCCGTACAACACCTCGATGTCCAAAGACGGCAAGTGGCTCTATGTCTCGAACATCACGCCGGCGACCTCGGTCACCGTGGTCAACACGGCCACGCATCAGGTCACGGCTGAAATCGATACGGACGGCTGCGTGCTCGCTTATCCATCGGGTAACGACCGGTTCACGTCACTGTGCGAAAGCGGCAAGGCGCTGACCGTCGTGCTCGGCGCGAACGGCAAGGAGAAAAGCCGCAAGCTCTCCGAAGCGTTCATCGATGTCGCCAAAGATCCCGCGTTCGTCAACGCATCGCGCAGCGGCAATACGTACTGGTTCGCGACGTTCAACGGCAACGTGCGCAGCGCCGACTTCAGCGGCGCCGCGCCGGTGTTCGGCGCGCCGTGGCCGCTCGTCACGCCGGACGAGGCGAAGGCCGGCTGGCGTCCCGGCGGGCTGCAGCAAACCGCGTTGCACGTGCCCACGCAGCGTCTGTTCGTGGCGATGCATCAGGGCAACCAGGATACGCACAAGGACCCCGCGAGCGAGGTCTGGGTGTTCGATATGAAGACGCACAAGCGCATCGCGCGCTGGAAGCTCGCCGACCAGAAGATCGATCCGCTGCTGTCGATTCAGGTGAGCGACGACGCGCACCCGCTTTTCTACGGCATCACGGCGAACTCGGACGTGGTCGTCGCCGACGCGGCGACGGGCAAGCTCAAATACGTTCACAAGCAGATCGGCGCGACTTCGTCGCTGCTGGTCAATCCGTAA
- a CDS encoding helix-turn-helix transcriptional regulator encodes MNVTSHDPKVQAGDLGSLLRYWRDVRGMSQLDLSLEAGISQRQISFIESGRSVPGRDTLLTLAQTLEVPLRERNALLLAAGYAPIYSEAPWNAQEMHSVVRALERVVRQHEPFPALVMDRDWNVLMSNDAAPRFFNCFIDMAAREGPRNMLHLIFDPRGMRPFVADWEEVARSLLQRVYRESVGHVVSDNTRRLLDELLAYPDVPRDWKTHPGSSTTHASMPMIPLGFVSDGVVLRYFSMVTTVGTPQNVAAQELRVECMFPADDATEARHQQLLAAHASRQPPISANRMP; translated from the coding sequence ATGAACGTAACGAGCCACGATCCGAAAGTGCAGGCCGGTGATCTCGGCAGTCTGTTGCGCTATTGGCGTGACGTGCGTGGCATGAGTCAGCTCGATCTGTCGCTCGAGGCCGGCATCTCGCAGCGGCAGATCAGCTTCATCGAAAGCGGGCGCAGCGTGCCGGGCCGCGATACGCTGCTGACGCTCGCGCAGACCCTCGAGGTCCCGCTGCGCGAGCGCAATGCGCTGCTGCTTGCCGCCGGTTATGCGCCGATCTATTCGGAAGCGCCGTGGAATGCGCAGGAAATGCACAGCGTGGTGCGCGCGCTCGAACGGGTCGTGCGTCAGCACGAACCGTTTCCGGCGCTTGTGATGGACCGCGACTGGAACGTGCTGATGAGCAACGACGCGGCACCGCGCTTCTTCAACTGTTTCATCGACATGGCCGCGCGTGAAGGCCCGCGCAACATGCTGCATCTGATCTTCGATCCGCGCGGCATGCGGCCGTTCGTCGCCGACTGGGAGGAGGTCGCGCGCAGCCTGCTGCAACGGGTGTATCGCGAGTCGGTGGGTCATGTGGTCAGCGACAACACCAGGCGTCTGCTCGATGAGCTGCTTGCGTATCCCGACGTGCCGCGCGACTGGAAGACGCACCCTGGGTCCTCCACTACGCACGCCTCGATGCCGATGATTCCACTAGGCTTCGTCAGCGATGGCGTGGTGCTGCGCTATTTCTCGATGGTCACGACCGTGGGCACACCGCAAAACGTGGCCGCGCAGGAACTGCGCGTCGAATGCATGTTCCCCGCCGACGATGCCACCGAAGCACGTCATCAGCAGTTGCTTGCCGCACATGCGTCCCGCCAACCTCCAATATCGGCAAACCGTATGCCGTGA
- a CDS encoding carboxymuconolactone decarboxylase family protein — MSSYPVYTIESAPEQSKPVLQKLQQAFGLIPNIAATMAASPVLINGFIGLFERVHASSLTEPQIQTLLLTNAVTNASEWAVAFHTALGLQAGLRRVDVEAIRHGGLPDDARLAALSTLARTLIEKRGRLTDEDRQRFVAAGFSAEQILEVIAVVAASTITNYTGSVTQPPLETQFGEFAWQAPAR, encoded by the coding sequence ATGTCCAGCTATCCCGTCTACACGATCGAGTCGGCTCCCGAGCAATCGAAGCCCGTGCTGCAGAAACTGCAACAGGCGTTTGGCCTGATCCCGAACATCGCGGCCACGATGGCGGCTTCACCGGTGCTGATCAACGGCTTTATCGGCCTGTTCGAGCGCGTGCATGCGAGCAGTCTGACGGAGCCGCAGATCCAGACGCTGCTGCTCACCAATGCCGTCACGAACGCGAGCGAATGGGCGGTCGCGTTTCATACCGCGCTCGGGTTGCAGGCCGGCCTGCGTCGCGTCGATGTCGAGGCGATCCGCCACGGTGGCTTGCCCGACGACGCGAGGCTCGCTGCGTTGTCGACGCTCGCGCGCACGCTGATTGAAAAGCGCGGGCGTTTGACCGACGAGGACCGGCAACGCTTCGTCGCGGCAGGTTTCAGCGCGGAGCAGATTCTCGAGGTGATTGCGGTGGTCGCCGCATCGACGATCACGAACTACACCGGCAGCGTGACACAGCCGCCGCTCGAAACGCAGTTCGGAGAATTCGCGTGGCAGGCGCCCGCGCGCTGA
- a CDS encoding contact-dependent growth inhibition system immunity protein: MTSLERHTEMDRIFSIYFGQDFDLFGETVPEIVACYKKDSRYHYKNLVREIDSFRNEHPHDLDAAFDQMYGRGFSPEPWGYTTASLLDEIQRLLSE; this comes from the coding sequence ATGACTTCGCTAGAGCGTCATACAGAAATGGATCGCATTTTTAGTATTTACTTCGGCCAGGATTTTGACCTGTTTGGGGAGACCGTCCCGGAAATTGTCGCGTGTTACAAGAAAGACAGCCGTTACCATTACAAGAATCTGGTTCGCGAAATTGACTCGTTCCGGAACGAACATCCGCATGATCTGGACGCCGCGTTCGATCAGATGTATGGGCGCGGATTTTCTCCCGAGCCTTGGGGCTACACAACCGCCTCTTTACTTGACGAGATACAGCGTCTCCTTAGCGAGTAG
- a CDS encoding RNase A-like domain-containing protein, with product MSYPQDSDGVRVVLSAPQLAAVLTRQSISHTEMLSNRLWGGLQLVGGLLEMVGAGALCVLPEPTMASKAGCIVFGAHGSDTAAAGLRQVWTGRDTATLTQQGTTKLAEAMKASPDMANNIGLSLDMVVPFGFAGSIKAARAARITMGRINLHMHEAKALNPELGGHTILKHVGKDEAWLRDRLKREPKRKVVSSFTSLEKAERAISETMRANTAKIRAWARSPNRYATEKITKVVAGDIGYGVTRETGKLTRMNKVFVVLKYETYNGMPYYVLTAYLE from the coding sequence ATGTCGTATCCACAGGATTCGGACGGCGTGCGCGTTGTGCTCAGTGCGCCGCAACTCGCGGCAGTGCTCACCCGCCAGTCGATCAGCCACACGGAAATGCTTTCCAACCGGCTATGGGGTGGGTTGCAACTCGTCGGCGGCCTGCTGGAAATGGTCGGAGCCGGGGCGCTATGCGTGCTGCCGGAACCGACGATGGCAAGCAAGGCCGGGTGCATTGTGTTCGGCGCACATGGTTCTGACACGGCGGCGGCGGGCCTGCGTCAGGTGTGGACAGGGCGCGATACTGCCACCCTCACCCAGCAGGGCACGACGAAGCTGGCTGAGGCGATGAAGGCCAGTCCCGACATGGCGAACAATATCGGCCTGTCGCTCGATATGGTCGTGCCGTTCGGCTTTGCAGGCTCAATCAAGGCCGCGCGGGCTGCCCGTATCACGATGGGCCGGATCAATCTGCACATGCACGAGGCAAAGGCCCTTAATCCAGAGCTTGGAGGACACACCATCCTGAAGCACGTAGGCAAGGACGAAGCGTGGCTAAGGGACCGGCTGAAACGCGAACCGAAGCGGAAAGTCGTATCGTCATTCACAAGCCTGGAGAAGGCCGAACGTGCCATTTCGGAGACGATGCGGGCCAATACGGCAAAAATCAGGGCATGGGCGCGGTCCCCAAACCGGTACGCTACGGAGAAAATAACCAAAGTCGTTGCCGGCGATATCGGCTACGGAGTCACACGAGAGACTGGAAAACTTACGCGGATGAACAAGGTTTTCGTCGTTCTGAAGTACGAAACCTATAACGGCATGCCATATTACGTTCTGACCGCCTACCTTGAATGA